In Hasllibacter sp. MH4015, the following proteins share a genomic window:
- a CDS encoding dihydrodipicolinate synthase family protein, which yields MNYNRLDAKDYAREHFRGIWAACLNPWRTDGAFDEAGFRSNIRHWIDDLSIAGFFIAGKQGEFFSMSLEERKRNIEVAVEECDGRAGTIFSASDQNFETVVELAQHAQDCGADYVVVHAPVLHFVTDQDEVLFNYYKAICERVDIGIAMWSHPDSGYLMSPQLCARIAELPNIVAIKYSVPRPLYAELTRLAGDKIHVSTASEAEWLDNIEELGWMLYLCSSPPYQIQTTADQRMNDYTKLAFEGRFDEARLIRDSLNPVREAFKRTKPADKPQAHGKYWQELLGQVGGPVRAPMLNLTDAEKAATREAFEGCGLKV from the coding sequence ATGAACTACAATCGCCTGGACGCCAAGGATTACGCGCGGGAGCATTTTCGCGGGATCTGGGCCGCCTGCTTGAATCCGTGGCGCACGGACGGCGCCTTCGACGAGGCCGGGTTCCGGTCCAACATCCGGCACTGGATCGACGATCTGTCGATTGCCGGGTTCTTCATCGCGGGCAAGCAGGGGGAATTCTTCTCCATGTCGCTGGAGGAGCGGAAGCGGAATATCGAGGTCGCGGTGGAGGAATGTGACGGGCGTGCGGGCACCATCTTCTCCGCGTCCGATCAGAATTTCGAAACGGTCGTGGAACTGGCGCAACACGCGCAGGATTGCGGGGCGGATTACGTGGTGGTTCACGCGCCGGTTCTGCACTTCGTGACGGATCAGGACGAGGTTCTGTTCAACTATTACAAGGCGATCTGCGAGCGGGTGGATATCGGCATCGCGATGTGGAGCCACCCCGACAGCGGCTACCTGATGTCCCCGCAACTTTGCGCGCGGATCGCGGAATTGCCCAATATCGTGGCGATCAAGTATTCCGTGCCGCGCCCCCTCTACGCCGAACTGACCCGGCTAGCAGGCGACAAGATCCACGTCTCCACCGCGTCCGAGGCTGAATGGCTGGACAATATCGAGGAGTTGGGGTGGATGCTCTACCTCTGCTCTTCCCCGCCGTACCAGATCCAGACCACGGCCGATCAACGGATGAACGATTATACGAAGCTGGCCTTCGAGGGGCGTTTCGACGAGGCGCGGCTGATCCGTGACAGCCTGAATCCGGTGCGCGAGGCGTTCAAACGCACCAAACCCGCGGACAAGCCGCAGGCCCACGGGAAATACTGGCAGGAGTTGCTTGGACAGGTCGGCGGGCCGGTTCGCGCGCCGATGCTGAACCTGACAGATGCGGAGAAGGCCGCGACCCGCGAGGCGTTCGAGGGCTGTGGCCTGAAGGTTTAG
- a CDS encoding xanthine dehydrogenase family protein molybdopterin-binding subunit gives MIGQSHPDRRAAARLRGAGCFVADVALDAPLHLAFLRAPVGAGQLATLDIAGALEVPGVVAIHTGDDVAHLGKLSVNPVLPILREAPYPILARGRVLHLGQPIAAVLAETAHAAQDGVEALWPDIAEDGEAEDATVAERTWRTGDCVAEFDRADHVVEVHVQHPRLAPSPMEPRAIAVAWGEEGLTIWHSTQTPHRSRSELARIIGLDPARLRVIAPDVGGAFGMKASLYPEEVFAVWAALHHRQAVRWCANRGEDLLSATHGRGIRSIGRLAVDKNGMFLALQAEIRAPVGPWLPNSALVPGWNAARILPGGYDVPTLDISVDVRPDGHGPVGIYRGAGRPEAACLMERLADAAARKVGLDPLTIRRRNVHASGALPLRNATGNYLDSGDYPAALEAASEAADYPALQVRRAEARADGKLSGLGLAFYLEPSGEGFETARVTWRADGSVEVASGSSSQGHGRETAYAQIAAEVLDLPLDGITVRQGDTETCPAGIGAVASRGTAIGGSAVFTACERLRARRLKGETLPLREDAHYENAGQAWGYGVYVVAVEVDRETGAVEITHATCVDDAGRLVNPAFAEGQIRGGFAQGLGEALMEEVVFDADGQLLTGSLMDYALPRATDMPDVAIHSSEHPTALNALGAKGVGEAGTIGAPVAILNAVLDALSPLGVRDLDMPLTPCKIWSAIAAAERETP, from the coding sequence ATGATCGGGCAATCCCATCCGGACCGACGCGCGGCGGCGCGCTTGCGTGGTGCGGGGTGTTTCGTGGCGGATGTGGCGCTCGACGCGCCGCTTCACCTCGCGTTCCTGCGCGCGCCGGTCGGTGCCGGTCAATTGGCCACGCTCGACATCGCCGGGGCGCTGGAGGTTCCGGGCGTGGTCGCGATCCATACCGGGGACGATGTGGCCCATCTGGGTAAGCTGAGCGTCAATCCCGTGCTGCCGATCCTGCGTGAGGCGCCCTACCCGATCCTCGCCCGTGGCCGCGTCCTGCATCTGGGGCAGCCGATTGCGGCCGTCCTGGCCGAAACCGCCCATGCCGCCCAGGACGGGGTGGAGGCGTTGTGGCCGGACATCGCCGAGGACGGTGAGGCCGAAGATGCCACGGTGGCGGAGCGGACCTGGCGTACCGGCGATTGCGTGGCGGAATTCGACCGCGCGGACCACGTGGTGGAGGTGCATGTTCAGCATCCCCGCCTCGCACCGTCCCCGATGGAGCCGCGGGCCATCGCGGTTGCGTGGGGGGAGGAGGGGCTGACGATCTGGCACTCCACCCAGACCCCGCATCGCAGCCGGTCGGAACTGGCGCGGATCATCGGGCTCGACCCCGCGCGCTTGCGGGTGATCGCGCCCGATGTGGGCGGTGCGTTCGGGATGAAAGCCTCGCTCTATCCCGAGGAGGTCTTTGCGGTCTGGGCGGCCTTGCACCATCGCCAAGCGGTGCGGTGGTGCGCCAACCGGGGGGAGGATTTACTATCGGCCACCCACGGGCGCGGCATCCGGTCTATCGGTCGGCTGGCGGTCGACAAGAACGGCATGTTCCTGGCGTTGCAGGCCGAAATTCGTGCTCCGGTCGGGCCGTGGTTGCCGAATTCCGCGCTTGTGCCGGGTTGGAACGCGGCGCGTATTCTGCCCGGCGGCTACGACGTCCCGACGCTCGACATAAGCGTTGACGTTCGCCCGGACGGCCACGGCCCGGTCGGCATCTACCGCGGGGCCGGACGCCCGGAGGCTGCGTGCCTGATGGAGCGGTTGGCGGACGCGGCGGCGCGGAAAGTGGGCCTCGACCCGCTGACGATCCGGCGGCGCAACGTCCACGCGTCCGGCGCGCTGCCCTTGCGGAACGCCACGGGGAATTATCTCGATAGCGGCGATTACCCCGCCGCCCTTGAGGCCGCGTCGGAGGCGGCGGATTACCCCGCGTTGCAGGTGCGCCGGGCAGAGGCGCGGGCGGACGGAAAGCTGTCGGGCCTCGGCCTGGCCTTCTACCTGGAGCCGTCGGGCGAGGGGTTCGAGACGGCGCGCGTCACGTGGCGGGCCGACGGTAGCGTGGAGGTGGCCAGTGGTTCGTCCAGCCAGGGCCACGGACGCGAAACCGCGTATGCCCAGATCGCGGCGGAGGTGCTGGACCTGCCATTGGATGGCATCACGGTGCGGCAGGGGGATACCGAAACCTGCCCTGCTGGGATCGGAGCCGTCGCGTCCCGCGGCACGGCCATCGGCGGCAGCGCCGTGTTCACCGCCTGTGAACGACTGCGGGCGCGGCGGCTCAAGGGTGAAACGCTGCCATTGCGCGAGGATGCCCATTACGAGAACGCGGGGCAGGCCTGGGGTTACGGCGTTTATGTCGTCGCGGTCGAGGTCGACCGGGAGACCGGGGCGGTCGAGATCACCCATGCCACCTGCGTCGACGATGCCGGGCGGCTCGTGAACCCGGCCTTTGCCGAGGGGCAGATCCGGGGCGGCTTCGCGCAGGGATTGGGCGAGGCGTTGATGGAAGAGGTCGTGTTCGATGCCGACGGCCAGTTGCTGACCGGTTCCCTCATGGATTACGCCCTGCCGCGCGCGACGGATATGCCGGATGTGGCAATCCACAGCAGCGAACATCCCACGGCGCTGAATGCCCTTGGGGCCAAAGGCGTGGGGGAGGCCGGGACGATCGGCGCGCCCGTGGCGATCCTCAACGCGGTCCTTGATGCGCTGTCGCCCCTGGGCGTGCGGGATCTGGACATGCCGCTGACACCTTGCAAGATCTGGTCCGCCATCGCGGCGGCGGAAAGGGAGACCCCATGA
- a CDS encoding oxidoreductase: MSDLTGKVILVTGAAQGIGAAAALACERAGAQVIRTDRTPGADIVADLSDADAPEDLIAQAVARAGRLDGLVNAAGLTTRASFTDADVARFDELIAVNLRAPFFLMSGLIRHLLGRGAGGAIVNIQSMNAHCGIAELAVYAATKGGLQTLTKNAAQHHMADRIRVNGINLGWVATESERALRDAENGEGWIEAQAAQQPLGRLVSAEECAAQVVWMLSDASVPMSGCCMDLEQWVAGAAP, from the coding sequence TTGAGCGACCTGACCGGCAAGGTGATCCTCGTCACCGGGGCCGCGCAAGGGATCGGCGCAGCCGCCGCGCTGGCATGCGAACGGGCCGGGGCGCAGGTGATCCGGACCGACAGGACGCCGGGCGCGGACATCGTGGCGGATCTGAGCGACGCCGATGCCCCGGAGGATTTGATCGCGCAAGCTGTGGCGCGGGCCGGGCGGCTGGACGGGTTGGTCAATGCCGCCGGTCTGACCACACGGGCATCTTTCACCGATGCCGATGTGGCGCGGTTCGACGAATTGATCGCGGTGAACCTGCGCGCGCCGTTCTTCCTCATGTCCGGTCTGATCCGCCATTTGTTGGGGCGGGGCGCGGGCGGCGCGATCGTGAACATCCAATCCATGAACGCCCATTGCGGCATCGCGGAGCTTGCGGTTTACGCGGCCACGAAGGGGGGTCTCCAGACCCTGACCAAGAATGCGGCGCAGCATCACATGGCCGACAGGATCAGGGTTAACGGCATTAACCTTGGCTGGGTGGCCACGGAATCCGAACGCGCGCTGCGGGACGCGGAGAACGGCGAAGGCTGGATTGAGGCACAGGCCGCGCAGCAGCCATTGGGCCGCTTAGTCAGCGCCGAGGAATGCGCGGCGCAGGTCGTCTGGATGCTGTCGGATGCATCCGTGCCGATGTCGGGGTGTTGCATGGACCTGGAGCAATGGGTCGCGGGAGCCGCGCCGTGA
- a CDS encoding TRAP transporter substrate-binding protein: MKTFNTVLASAAMAVTGIAGAAQAEEFRLGLITPPPHVWTLAAEEFGAALEEASGGEHTVTVFPARQLGNEADMLQQLQSGALDMAFMTVAEVSNRAPDFGTFYQPFLADDMAHAARILRSEEARAMLDQLPGSLGVVGVGYGSAGMRHILTNGDVTDAAGLSGQKIRITPFEANLDFYNAIGAAPTPMPLPAVFDALANGQVDGIDMDAELIVLLRYHEHADTMIETNHMMFPMVGLVSARVWAGLSEEDRAMISELMAAAVDSCLQTYVERDAGWLEEIRGTDVTYIEGDRAFFGDAVEAWEAIWEERAPEALETIRGVAEATRE; this comes from the coding sequence ATGAAGACTTTCAATACAGTGCTGGCGTCGGCCGCCATGGCCGTGACCGGGATCGCGGGGGCCGCGCAGGCCGAGGAGTTCCGCCTGGGCCTGATTACACCGCCACCCCATGTCTGGACGCTGGCCGCCGAGGAATTCGGCGCGGCGCTGGAGGAGGCATCGGGCGGGGAGCATACCGTCACGGTCTTCCCGGCGCGGCAATTGGGCAACGAGGCCGACATGTTGCAACAGCTTCAGTCCGGCGCGCTCGACATGGCGTTCATGACGGTGGCCGAAGTCTCGAACCGCGCACCCGATTTCGGGACGTTCTACCAGCCGTTCCTGGCCGACGACATGGCGCATGCCGCGCGCATCCTGCGCTCGGAGGAGGCGCGGGCGATGCTGGATCAATTGCCCGGGAGCTTGGGTGTTGTGGGCGTCGGCTATGGCAGCGCAGGCATGCGCCACATCTTGACGAACGGCGATGTCACCGATGCCGCCGGGCTGTCGGGCCAGAAGATCCGTATCACGCCGTTCGAGGCGAACCTTGATTTCTACAACGCCATCGGGGCCGCGCCGACGCCCATGCCACTGCCTGCCGTGTTCGACGCGCTGGCCAACGGGCAGGTCGACGGGATCGACATGGACGCTGAACTGATCGTGCTGCTGCGCTATCACGAACATGCCGACACGATGATCGAGACCAACCACATGATGTTCCCGATGGTGGGCCTTGTCTCCGCCCGGGTCTGGGCGGGGTTGAGCGAGGAAGATCGCGCGATGATCTCGGAACTGATGGCCGCGGCGGTCGATAGCTGCCTTCAGACCTATGTGGAGCGCGATGCCGGTTGGCTGGAGGAGATCCGGGGCACCGACGTGACCTATATCGAGGGCGACCGGGCGTTTTTCGGTGACGCTGTGGAAGCCTGGGAAGCGATCTGGGAAGAGCGTGCGCCCGAGGCGCTGGAGACGATCCGCGGCGTGGCCGAAGCGACGCGTGAGTAA
- a CDS encoding TRAP transporter large permease, producing MTPALFFAKLLLAVPVAITLALTAMWYIWESDNTILYDSFAQRMFSGIEAYGLLAIPLFMLTGELMNEGGMTRRLINAARVFVGGFRGGLAYINLLANMFMAAIVGSAAAQIAVMSRAMVPAMEDEGYDRGFAAATTAAGGLLAPVIPPSMLFVIYGVLAQIPIGDMFLAGIIPGLILSVCFAIVIALIGLKQQFPKGEWLSSEAARKALLYALPAMLIPAAIIGGIIGGVATPTESAAVASVVAFLLGWLLYRELKPEKLFEMFKRTALNASLIIFMIAAANVFGWVIIYEALPQRLAEFITTITANPFVFLLIVNIVLLFVGMLIDGIAAIILVTPILLPIAIESYGISPYQFGVVISLNLVLGLLTPPVGVGLYIASAMSETPTGRILRALWPFLLAVAAVLILLSYVPELSTVLIR from the coding sequence ATGACTCCAGCCCTGTTCTTCGCCAAGCTCCTGCTCGCCGTGCCGGTCGCCATCACGCTCGCCCTCACCGCGATGTGGTATATTTGGGAGAGTGACAACACGATCCTCTACGACAGCTTCGCGCAGCGGATGTTTTCGGGGATCGAGGCCTATGGCTTGCTGGCAATTCCGCTTTTCATGCTGACCGGCGAGTTGATGAACGAAGGCGGCATGACCCGCCGACTTATCAACGCGGCGCGCGTTTTCGTGGGCGGATTTCGCGGCGGCCTTGCCTATATCAACCTTCTGGCGAACATGTTCATGGCGGCCATCGTAGGGTCCGCCGCCGCGCAGATCGCGGTAATGTCGCGCGCCATGGTCCCCGCGATGGAGGACGAAGGCTATGACCGGGGCTTCGCCGCCGCCACGACCGCCGCCGGCGGGTTGCTGGCCCCCGTCATCCCGCCCTCGATGCTGTTCGTCATTTACGGCGTTCTCGCGCAGATCCCCATCGGCGACATGTTCCTGGCGGGCATCATTCCGGGGCTGATCCTGTCGGTCTGTTTCGCAATCGTGATCGCGCTGATCGGGTTGAAGCAGCAATTCCCGAAGGGGGAGTGGCTGTCGTCGGAGGCCGCGCGGAAGGCATTGCTGTACGCGCTGCCCGCGATGCTGATCCCGGCGGCGATCATCGGGGGGATCATTGGCGGGGTTGCCACGCCGACGGAGTCCGCCGCCGTCGCGTCCGTTGTCGCGTTCCTGCTGGGATGGCTGCTGTACCGGGAATTGAAGCCCGAAAAGCTGTTCGAGATGTTCAAGCGCACGGCGCTCAACGCCTCTCTCATCATCTTCATGATCGCCGCCGCCAATGTCTTCGGCTGGGTCATCATTTACGAGGCGCTGCCGCAGCGGCTGGCGGAATTCATCACGACAATCACGGCCAATCCGTTCGTGTTCCTGCTGATCGTCAATATCGTGCTGCTGTTCGTGGGCATGTTGATCGACGGGATCGCGGCGATCATCCTCGTGACGCCGATCCTGCTGCCCATCGCGATCGAAAGCTACGGGATCAGCCCCTATCAATTCGGCGTCGTGATCTCGCTCAACCTCGTTCTGGGCCTTCTGACGCCGCCCGTGGGTGTGGGCCTCTATATCGCCAGCGCGATGAGCGAGACGCCGACGGGACGTATCCTGAGGGCGCTGTGGCCGTTCCTGCTGGCGGTGGCGGCGGTGCTGATCCTGCTCAGCTACGTGCCGGAATTGTCGACCGTCCTGATCCGATAG
- a CDS encoding LysR family transcriptional regulator produces MARPVSLDRAVNRLKLTQLRLLIAVGKHRAILHAAQELNISQPAATKMIKDVEADFDVRLFDRTNRGAIPTAHGRALIRHAQLIFAQLGNAAQEMKDLTDGATGRVVIGTLVAGSARLVPHAIGRVLAERPNVTIKVVEGTNEILMPRLRTGEIDMVVGRLPTHRHRRDLHQLALGEEKIHLLVGRAHPLAQRAGLSFDDLRPFGWILPPSETTLRRQIDEAFVEHDQYQPPVIVESVNYLTNRALLGQGKLIGLAPRQGVLLDIGTAMLVPLDFELPFGSGPIGATHRGADQLSPAAKVFLQALVDEAAA; encoded by the coding sequence ATGGCGCGCCCCGTATCCCTCGACCGGGCCGTCAACCGCCTGAAACTCACCCAGCTTCGCCTGCTGATCGCGGTGGGCAAGCACCGGGCGATCCTTCACGCGGCGCAGGAGCTCAACATCTCGCAACCCGCCGCCACCAAGATGATCAAGGATGTGGAGGCCGATTTCGATGTCCGCCTTTTCGATCGCACCAATCGCGGGGCGATTCCCACGGCCCATGGACGGGCGCTGATCCGCCATGCGCAGCTGATCTTCGCGCAATTGGGCAATGCGGCGCAGGAGATGAAGGACCTCACCGACGGCGCCACCGGGCGTGTGGTGATCGGCACGCTTGTCGCCGGGTCCGCGCGCCTTGTCCCCCACGCCATCGGGCGTGTCCTGGCGGAGCGTCCGAACGTGACGATCAAGGTGGTGGAGGGCACGAACGAGATCCTCATGCCGCGCCTGCGCACCGGAGAGATCGACATGGTCGTGGGCCGCCTGCCCACCCATCGACACCGCCGCGACCTGCACCAACTCGCCTTGGGGGAGGAGAAAATTCACCTTCTGGTCGGACGCGCCCACCCCTTGGCCCAACGCGCCGGGCTCAGCTTCGATGACCTGCGACCCTTCGGCTGGATTCTCCCGCCTTCGGAGACCACGCTCCGCCGCCAGATCGACGAGGCATTTGTGGAGCACGATCAATACCAGCCCCCCGTCATCGTCGAGAGCGTCAACTACCTGACGAACCGCGCCCTTCTGGGCCAAGGCAAGCTGATCGGGCTGGCCCCGCGTCAGGGCGTCTTGCTGGACATCGGCACGGCGATGCTGGTGCCGCTGGATTTCGAATTGCCCTTCGGCTCCGGCCCCATCGGCGCAACCCATCGTGGCGCGGATCAGCTGTCCCCGGCGGCAAAGGTTTTTCTTCAGGCGCTGGTGGACGAGGCCGCGGCATGA
- a CDS encoding LacI family DNA-binding transcriptional regulator codes for MRPTLPDLAEAAGVSTATVDRVLNNRDGVSPRTRALVHAAARRIGYLPQEEEATPPRPVHLAAILPAGTNRFIRDLAHALGNQAKGQQNVTLTLHEHPGLDPQDQARILTRIRDVDGVIVVAFNHPRVADAITRLTDRGIPVVTLATDLTGTERLAYVGVDNERAGRLAGQVIGRFLGGAPTGKVAFFAGTLAYRGHQEREMGLRQILAQDYPGLTLLDLRENREDRDRAREQTLALLRDHPDLLAIYNAGGGTTGIAEALEQTDRQANIVFAAHEVTDSNRALLLSGTLDAVIDQDARAEAREALAILVARARDLPHTPFPPRLSLILRENLPI; via the coding sequence ATGCGCCCCACCCTCCCCGACCTCGCCGAAGCCGCCGGTGTCTCCACCGCCACGGTCGACCGCGTGCTCAACAACCGCGACGGCGTCTCCCCGCGCACCCGTGCCCTCGTCCACGCCGCCGCGCGGCGCATCGGCTACCTTCCGCAGGAGGAGGAGGCGACGCCGCCCCGCCCCGTTCACCTTGCGGCGATCCTTCCGGCGGGGACGAACCGGTTCATCCGCGACCTCGCCCACGCGCTCGGAAACCAGGCCAAGGGGCAGCAGAACGTTACCCTGACGCTCCACGAACACCCCGGCCTCGACCCGCAGGATCAGGCGCGTATCCTGACGCGCATCCGCGACGTGGACGGGGTCATTGTCGTGGCGTTCAACCATCCGCGCGTCGCCGACGCCATCACCCGGCTGACCGACCGCGGCATCCCCGTCGTGACCCTCGCGACCGACCTGACCGGGACCGAACGCCTGGCCTATGTCGGGGTCGACAACGAGCGTGCCGGGCGCCTTGCGGGTCAGGTCATCGGACGGTTCCTTGGCGGCGCTCCCACCGGAAAAGTGGCCTTTTTCGCAGGCACCCTCGCCTATCGCGGCCATCAGGAGCGGGAGATGGGGCTGCGCCAGATCCTCGCACAGGATTACCCCGGCCTCACCCTCCTCGACCTGCGCGAGAACCGGGAGGACCGGGACCGCGCGCGCGAACAGACCCTCGCCCTTCTGCGCGACCACCCCGACCTCCTGGCGATCTACAACGCGGGCGGCGGCACCACCGGCATCGCCGAGGCGCTGGAACAGACCGATCGGCAGGCCAACATCGTCTTCGCCGCCCATGAGGTGACGGACAGCAACCGCGCGCTGCTGCTCAGCGGGACACTCGACGCCGTGATCGACCAGGACGCGCGGGCCGAGGCGCGGGAGGCGCTGGCGATCCTCGTCGCCCGGGCCCGCGATCTGCCCCATACGCCCTTCCCGCCCCGGCTCAGCCTGATCCTGCGGGAAAATCTTCCGATCTAG
- a CDS encoding TRAP transporter small permease has translation MLLKISNLWARVELAAAAVLAVGVTLLILLNVVTRTAGAPIYWVDEAAIYTMVWMTFLGASAAIQMRQQVAITILTDALPEGARRVAGKLVDVAVFVFACAMVWFCWRWFNPWALAKAGWDLMAFQGSTFNFIYAEPTSTLGVPKWVIWLVMPLFSAGVFLHALAHLVSFSPPETRGPEVAT, from the coding sequence ATGCTACTCAAAATTTCAAATCTGTGGGCGCGGGTCGAGCTGGCCGCCGCCGCCGTTCTGGCGGTTGGCGTCACGCTGCTGATCTTGCTGAATGTCGTGACGCGCACGGCGGGTGCACCGATCTATTGGGTGGATGAGGCGGCGATCTACACGATGGTCTGGATGACCTTTCTGGGGGCGTCCGCCGCGATCCAGATGCGGCAACAGGTGGCGATCACGATCCTGACCGACGCGTTGCCGGAAGGCGCGCGGCGCGTGGCGGGCAAGCTGGTCGATGTGGCGGTTTTCGTCTTTGCCTGCGCGATGGTCTGGTTCTGCTGGCGCTGGTTCAATCCCTGGGCGCTGGCGAAGGCGGGTTGGGACCTGATGGCGTTCCAGGGGTCCACTTTCAACTTCATTTATGCGGAGCCGACGAGCACATTGGGCGTGCCGAAATGGGTGATCTGGCTGGTGATGCCCCTGTTTTCGGCGGGCGTCTTTCTGCATGCATTGGCGCATCTGGTGAGTTTCTCGCCGCCCGAGACCCGTGGGCCGGAGGTCGCGACGTGA
- a CDS encoding DUF6455 family protein: protein MAKNSITNAAELVAGMAERTGFDLTAPDNYRQFRSMVMACRGCSNPDGCAKLQETATQLDAPPSFCRNRDRLMA from the coding sequence ATGGCCAAGAACAGCATCACCAACGCCGCCGAACTAGTTGCGGGCATGGCCGAGCGGACCGGCTTCGACCTGACGGCACCGGACAATTACCGGCAATTCCGGTCCATGGTCATGGCGTGCCGCGGATGCAGCAACCCGGACGGATGCGCGAAGCTGCAAGAGACGGCGACGCAGCTGGACGCACCGCCAAGCTTCTGCCGAAACCGCGACAGGTTGATGGCCTAA
- a CDS encoding fatty acid desaturase family protein — translation MDGGARDYSLTGPDGARAVEIGLASAEWYHTDVPRKTMKGLMKRTDGPATRDTLIWLMLLILSAAGGIALWGSWWAVPFFAVYGVLYGSACDSRWHECGHGTAFKTQWKNDWVYVLASFMVLRNPTAWRWSHARHHTDTIIVGRDPEIAFMRPPDIARKALAFIGIPDVFVHFGILLRQAVSGPNAEEADYIPTSEVPKVKFWARLFVAIHLAAGLTALMTWSILPLMLIGGPRIYGAWHMVMVGLLQHGGLAEDVLDHRLNSRTVHMNPVSRWLYWNMNYHVEHHMFPMVPYHALPKLHEVIKDDLPPANPSIPHAYKEMIAAVLRQRTEPNYCAPRSLPEGAKPFRAGFHDRTALPEAG, via the coding sequence ATGGACGGCGGAGCGCGCGATTATTCCCTGACCGGGCCGGACGGCGCGCGGGCTGTTGAAATCGGGCTCGCCTCGGCTGAGTGGTATCACACCGATGTGCCGCGCAAGACCATGAAAGGGCTGATGAAACGCACCGACGGGCCGGCGACCCGGGACACGTTGATATGGTTGATGCTTTTGATCCTGTCCGCAGCTGGCGGCATCGCGCTTTGGGGCAGTTGGTGGGCCGTGCCGTTTTTCGCGGTCTACGGCGTGCTTTACGGATCGGCGTGTGACAGCCGGTGGCACGAATGCGGCCACGGGACCGCGTTCAAGACCCAGTGGAAGAATGATTGGGTCTACGTGCTGGCCAGTTTCATGGTGCTGCGCAATCCAACCGCGTGGCGGTGGAGCCATGCGCGTCACCACACCGACACGATCATCGTCGGTCGCGACCCCGAGATCGCGTTCATGCGTCCACCCGATATCGCGCGCAAGGCGCTGGCCTTCATCGGCATTCCGGACGTGTTCGTCCATTTCGGCATCCTGCTCCGGCAGGCCGTGTCCGGCCCCAACGCGGAGGAGGCCGATTACATCCCCACGTCGGAAGTGCCGAAGGTGAAGTTCTGGGCGCGCCTCTTCGTGGCCATCCACCTCGCTGCAGGGTTAACGGCGCTGATGACCTGGTCGATCCTGCCCCTGATGCTGATCGGCGGGCCGCGCATTTACGGGGCGTGGCACATGGTGATGGTCGGTCTGTTGCAGCACGGCGGGCTGGCGGAGGATGTGCTCGATCACCGTTTGAATTCACGCACCGTCCACATGAATCCGGTCAGCCGGTGGCTCTATTGGAACATGAATTACCACGTGGAACACCACATGTTCCCGATGGTCCCGTACCACGCGCTGCCCAAGCTGCATGAGGTCATCAAGGACGATCTGCCACCCGCGAACCCGTCCATCCCCCATGCGTATAAGGAAATGATCGCCGCCGTCCTGCGCCAGCGGACGGAGCCGAATTACTGCGCGCCGCGAAGCCTTCCCGAGGGGGCGAAACCGTTCCGCGCTGGGTTTCACGACCGAACTGCATTGCCGGAGGCAGGATAA
- a CDS encoding MocE family 2Fe-2S type ferredoxin — protein sequence MSDWIDVCAADEVEEEDVIRFDHGGRTFAVYRDEDGAAFCTDGLCTHEQVHLAEGLVLEDEIECPKHNGRFNYKTGAALRTPACVALATYPARIEGGRIQVQI from the coding sequence ATGAGTGACTGGATTGATGTGTGCGCCGCCGATGAGGTCGAGGAGGAGGATGTGATCCGGTTCGACCATGGCGGGCGCACCTTCGCCGTCTACAGGGACGAGGATGGCGCCGCGTTCTGCACCGATGGGCTATGCACCCACGAACAGGTGCATCTGGCCGAAGGCCTTGTTCTTGAAGATGAAATCGAGTGCCCGAAACATAACGGACGGTTCAATTACAAGACCGGCGCGGCGCTGCGAACCCCGGCCTGCGTGGCGCTTGCGACCTATCCCGCGCGGATCGAAGGCGGTCGCATCCAGGTGCAGATTTGA